In Clostridia bacterium, a genomic segment contains:
- a CDS encoding DUF554 domain-containing protein, with product MLGVFLNSFAVILGGCIGLLLGRGLSDRISETIMNGLALCVLLIGISGSLEGENVLLVILAVVLGALCGEGFDLEGRIERRVKKLQVDSQIVQGFITASLLFCVGAMAIIGSLQSGLSGTHEILMAKSLLDGTAAFVLASTLGVGVILAVIPLFFYQGGLVVLSGIIEPYLTSEMIQELTCVGSLLIIGIALNMLKVTDLKIMNYVPALFVIVLLCLFK from the coding sequence TTGTTAGGGGTGTTCTTGAATTCTTTTGCGGTTATTTTAGGTGGCTGTATAGGGCTTTTATTAGGGAGGGGTTTATCTGATAGAATAAGTGAAACTATTATGAATGGTCTGGCTTTATGTGTCCTGTTAATTGGTATTAGTGGTTCTTTAGAAGGGGAAAATGTGCTTTTGGTAATTTTAGCGGTGGTTTTAGGTGCATTATGTGGAGAAGGCTTTGATCTAGAAGGAAGAATCGAGCGGAGGGTTAAAAAATTACAGGTTGATTCACAAATAGTTCAGGGTTTTATCACGGCTAGTTTGTTATTTTGTGTGGGGGCAATGGCTATAATAGGTTCATTGCAGAGTGGTTTAAGTGGTACACATGAAATATTAATGGCCAAGTCTCTTTTGGATGGCACTGCGGCCTTTGTACTTGCCTCTACTTTGGGTGTGGGGGTTATCTTGGCGGTAATACCATTGTTTTTTTATCAAGGTGGATTGGTTGTTTTATCTGGAATAATTGAACCTTATTTAACCTCGGAAATGATTCAGGAACTTACCTGTGTTGGCTCCTTATTAATTATTGGTATAGCTTTAAATATGTTAAAAGTTACTGATTTAAAAATAATGAACTATGTGCCTGCTCTTTTTGTGATTGTTCTGCTCTGTCTTTTTAAATAA
- a CDS encoding DUF2508 family protein — protein MSKRNLLRFLLRIKLCGKNLKRYLAVLDVSKNNEETMEYNLVSLAREARKELEEAELLFNEVEDLELINYAVLTMGAAERKYVHLIKKAREEKVIHEDLYMLYK, from the coding sequence ATGTCCAAGAGAAATCTTTTGCGTTTTTTATTGAGGATTAAATTATGTGGTAAAAACTTAAAAAGATATTTAGCTGTTTTGGATGTTTCTAAGAATAATGAAGAAACAATGGAATATAATTTAGTATCATTGGCTCGGGAAGCGAGAAAAGAATTAGAAGAGGCGGAACTATTGTTTAATGAGGTTGAAGATTTGGAATTAATTAATTATGCGGTTTTGACAATGGGAGCGGCGGAAAGAAAATATGTGCATTTAATAAAAAAAGCTCGTGAAGAAAAGGTAATTCACGAGGATCTTTATATGCTTTATAAATAG
- a CDS encoding SigmaK-factor processing regulatory BofA, which produces MEIGVILATLLLLIVLYLLIRLALGPLKIVTRFLGHCVIALIVLVCFNFLGYYLGFRLPVNPVSVIGVGVLGVPGLLLVAFLNYLFI; this is translated from the coding sequence ATGGAAATAGGTGTAATATTAGCAACCCTTTTATTATTAATAGTTCTTTATTTGTTGATTCGTTTGGCTTTGGGACCTTTAAAAATTGTTACCCGCTTTTTGGGGCATTGTGTTATAGCTTTAATTGTTTTAGTGTGTTTTAATTTTTTAGGTTATTATTTGGGTTTCCGTTTACCGGTAAACCCGGTAAGTGTAATTGGGGTGGGTGTTTTGGGAGTGCCTGGATTGTTGTTAGTAGCATTTTTAAATTATTTGTTTATATAA